In a genomic window of Gemmatimonadaceae bacterium:
- a CDS encoding vitamin K epoxide reductase family protein, translating into MTKRMIVATLSLAGIFVALYLLLYKLGIVGNLACSIGSCETVNLSKWATFLGAPVAAWGVGFYIVMFVLALASLQDRYAESVGMSKILALVSGSGFAFSAWLTYLELFVIQAVCQWCVVSAVIVTIIVIFALLDLRDRSSVAGLDSSTLQDL; encoded by the coding sequence ATGACAAAAAGAATGATCGTGGCGACGCTCTCGCTCGCCGGGATCTTCGTCGCGCTGTACCTGCTTCTCTACAAGCTCGGGATTGTCGGAAACCTCGCCTGCAGCATCGGTTCGTGCGAAACGGTCAATCTCAGCAAATGGGCGACGTTTCTCGGCGCTCCGGTGGCGGCGTGGGGGGTCGGCTTCTACATCGTGATGTTCGTGCTGGCCCTCGCGAGTCTTCAGGACCGGTACGCCGAGTCGGTGGGGATGTCGAAGATTCTCGCCCTCGTCTCTGGCAGCGGCTTCGCTTTCTCGGCCTGGCTCACGTACCTGGAGTTGTTCGTGATCCAGGCGGTCTGTCAGTGGTGCGTGGTGTCAGCTGTCATCGTGACGATCATCGTCATTTTCGCGCTGCTGGATTTGCGGGACCGCTCTTCTGTCGCCGGGCTGGACTCGTCGACGCTTCAGGATCTGTGA
- a CDS encoding thioredoxin domain-containing protein — translation MAAKPPSGRSKDRRPNVVRNASTRPKGFYAILLLIAVAGASILAYTMTRKPSTAAAPAPLSASSATAGPPQGYLLGKADAPVKILEFADFECPACGRFATITEPDIRTRLIDTGLASFTYYDYPLPQHLNSQSASNAAACADEQGKFWPMHDRLYGAQDQWNSQATDNPKPMFMSYASGIGLNMSQFESCYDTRKHQSRIVANFAEGERRRVNSTPTFIVGDKQVANALSYDELKAMVDEAAKK, via the coding sequence ATGGCCGCAAAACCACCGTCTGGAAGATCGAAGGACCGGCGTCCGAACGTCGTGCGCAACGCATCAACCCGGCCAAAGGGTTTTTATGCGATCCTCCTGCTCATCGCAGTTGCCGGCGCAAGCATACTCGCCTACACGATGACCCGCAAACCATCGACAGCCGCAGCCCCCGCCCCTCTCAGCGCCAGCTCGGCCACCGCCGGCCCGCCACAGGGATATCTCCTGGGCAAGGCTGATGCCCCGGTCAAGATTCTCGAGTTTGCCGACTTCGAGTGCCCGGCGTGCGGGCGTTTCGCGACCATCACCGAGCCGGATATTCGCACGCGCCTCATCGATACGGGGCTGGCGAGCTTCACCTACTACGACTACCCGCTGCCGCAGCATCTGAACAGCCAGTCAGCGTCGAATGCTGCCGCCTGCGCCGATGAGCAGGGCAAATTCTGGCCGATGCACGACCGGCTCTACGGAGCGCAGGATCAGTGGAACTCACAGGCAACGGATAACCCGAAGCCGATGTTCATGAGCTACGCATCGGGCATCGGACTCAACATGAGTCAATTCGAATCCTGCTACGACACCCGGAAGCACCAGAGCCGGATCGTCGCAAATTTCGCCGAGGGTGAGCGCCGGAGAGTCAACTCGACGCCGACGTTCATCGTCGGAGACAAGCAGGTGGCGAACGCCCTCTCTTACGACGAGCTGAAGGCGATGGTGGACGAAGCAGCGAAGAAATGA
- the ccsA gene encoding cytochrome c biogenesis protein CcsA yields MKPTPLSIAAAIGVVVAFVRVFFFTPTEAIQGLAQKIYYIHVPSAWVAFLAFFLVALTSALYLALREDRLDRIAESSAEVGVVFTTVVLITGPLWGKPIWGTYWTWDARLTLTLFLWFVYVAYMVLRSAVEDRDMRARYSAVLGILGALLIPFIHLSVYLFRTLHPMPILGKPERPSLPNEMLSTFIIAFAAFTLLYVALLRARYRYAVERDGVKLPEGD; encoded by the coding sequence ATGAAACCGACACCGTTATCGATCGCTGCCGCGATCGGCGTGGTGGTTGCCTTTGTTCGCGTGTTTTTCTTCACGCCGACTGAGGCGATTCAGGGTCTTGCTCAGAAGATTTATTACATCCACGTGCCGTCGGCGTGGGTAGCGTTCCTGGCGTTCTTTCTAGTTGCGCTCACCAGTGCGCTTTACCTCGCCCTTCGGGAAGACCGTCTCGACAGGATCGCGGAGTCCTCGGCGGAAGTGGGAGTGGTATTCACGACTGTCGTGCTCATCACCGGCCCGTTGTGGGGAAAGCCGATCTGGGGAACGTACTGGACGTGGGACGCACGGCTGACGCTGACGCTTTTTCTGTGGTTCGTCTACGTGGCCTACATGGTGTTGCGCAGCGCTGTCGAAGATCGCGATATGCGCGCACGCTACAGTGCCGTGCTGGGAATACTCGGCGCGCTTCTAATCCCTTTCATTCATCTGAGCGTCTACCTCTTCAGGACCCTCCATCCGATGCCGATTCTTGGGAAGCCGGAGAGGCCCTCGTTGCCGAATGAGATGTTGAGCACGTTCATCATCGCCTTCGCGGCATTCACGCTGCTTTACGTCGCCCTCCTCAGGGCACGTTATCGCTATGCAGTGGAAAGGGATGGTGTGAAGCTTCCGGAGGGCGACTGA
- the hemC gene encoding hydroxymethylbilane synthase, with translation MEARTVEKLIRIGSRPSELAMRRARTVEALLQAAGAKCEIVTIKTTGDRKRKDLASHVGETGLFTRELENALAKGKVDYCVHALRDLPTEMSADLDIVACLERDDPRDVLVVNAVTQADSLESVPAGSRVGTSSPARRAQLLARRRDLEVVELHGDVPTRLRKVERGQVHATIFAASDLIRLNATQRITAWFEPPGWLPVAGQGVTAVQIRADDDEMRLLLAEHDHPPTSIAIRAERAFLAALDSGGHAPIGALVQADMTLHGFVSDPSGRTIVRGSRRVDPSLPEESGESLAAELRERGAGSLLAELRSAERAKAADSSIFSP, from the coding sequence GTGGAAGCGCGTACGGTCGAAAAGCTGATACGCATCGGTAGTCGCCCGTCCGAGCTCGCGATGAGAAGAGCGCGGACGGTCGAGGCTTTGCTCCAGGCCGCAGGCGCGAAATGCGAGATCGTGACGATCAAAACCACCGGTGACAGGAAGCGGAAGGATCTCGCCAGTCACGTTGGTGAAACGGGTCTGTTCACGCGAGAGCTCGAGAATGCGCTCGCGAAGGGGAAGGTCGATTACTGCGTTCACGCGTTGCGCGACCTGCCCACCGAAATGTCAGCGGATCTCGACATCGTTGCGTGCCTCGAGCGCGACGACCCGCGTGACGTCCTTGTCGTGAATGCCGTAACGCAGGCCGATTCACTCGAGAGCGTGCCCGCGGGTTCGCGCGTCGGCACATCCAGCCCCGCCCGTCGGGCTCAGCTCCTCGCTCGCCGGCGCGATCTCGAGGTCGTCGAGCTTCACGGCGACGTTCCGACGCGGCTTCGCAAAGTGGAGCGAGGGCAGGTCCACGCGACGATCTTCGCCGCATCCGATCTCATCCGACTGAACGCGACACAGAGGATCACAGCGTGGTTCGAGCCGCCCGGCTGGCTGCCGGTCGCCGGCCAGGGGGTGACGGCAGTGCAGATCCGCGCCGACGACGATGAGATGCGCCTGCTGCTCGCGGAACACGATCATCCACCCACTTCCATCGCGATCCGGGCCGAGCGCGCGTTCCTTGCGGCGCTCGACAGTGGAGGCCACGCGCCGATTGGTGCGCTCGTTCAGGCCGACATGACATTGCACGGCTTCGTGAGCGATCCAAGCGGCCGGACCATCGTGCGAGGCTCGCGTCGCGTCGATCCCTCGTTGCCGGAGGAATCCGGTGAGTCACTCGCTGCGGAGCTGCGCGAGCGCGGCGCCGGAAGTCTCCTGGCTGAGCTCCGGAGTGCGGAGCGGGCAAAGGCAGCGGACTCGTCTATCTTTAGCCCGTGA
- the ccmA gene encoding heme ABC exporter ATP-binding protein CcmA: MNSNPAAVVEADSVARAFGARRAVDGVSLSVHAGECLAVFGPNGAGKTTLLRLLGGLLKPSGGTARIAGEKVPGGPEIRRRIGLISHRTLLYEALTARENVEFFARLYGVANPGDAATRALERMKIADRAATPVRALSRGMRQRVSIARATVHGPGVVLADEPFAGLDVSGATALSALLGELRSSGAALVLVTHNIDEGLSLATHAAIMHEGQLLLNSVADAIPPSEFNLRYRQMVSAGG, encoded by the coding sequence ATGAACTCCAATCCGGCCGCGGTGGTGGAGGCTGATTCCGTCGCTCGGGCATTTGGAGCGCGGCGCGCCGTCGATGGGGTGAGCCTCAGTGTCCACGCCGGAGAATGCCTGGCCGTCTTCGGTCCGAACGGCGCAGGCAAGACCACGCTGCTCCGCTTGCTCGGCGGACTGCTCAAGCCTTCGGGCGGCACTGCACGCATTGCGGGCGAAAAGGTACCGGGCGGGCCGGAGATTCGGCGGCGAATCGGCCTCATTTCTCACCGTACGCTCCTCTATGAAGCGTTGACCGCGCGCGAAAACGTGGAATTCTTCGCGCGACTTTACGGAGTTGCCAATCCGGGCGATGCCGCGACGCGTGCGCTCGAGCGGATGAAGATCGCTGACCGCGCCGCCACGCCCGTGCGTGCATTGAGCCGTGGCATGAGGCAGCGGGTCTCCATCGCGCGCGCAACTGTTCATGGGCCAGGCGTGGTTCTGGCGGACGAGCCGTTCGCCGGTCTCGACGTTTCCGGTGCAACCGCGCTGTCGGCGCTGCTCGGCGAGCTAAGGAGCTCGGGAGCGGCGCTCGTTCTCGTTACCCATAACATCGACGAGGGACTGTCGCTCGCCACGCACGCGGCGATCATGCACGAGGGACAGCTGCTTCTGAACAGCGTTGCCGATGCCATCCCTCCGTCGGAGTTCAACCTGCGGTATCGCCAGATGGTGTCGGCCGGTGGGTAG
- a CDS encoding CDP-alcohol phosphatidyltransferase family protein, producing the protein MKRGALLNLPNSISLSRLILALAFVLVDGRWERTFLILAAGATDFLDGWFARMGNSSSVAGALIDPFADRVFVLTAISAYLIDGILSTAQFFIFLSRDIATAVGFVVARFIPGLGASAFQARMLGKTVTMLQLVALVAVLHFESATGPLIAIIGCVSAISIIDYTIALSRARSRARQASR; encoded by the coding sequence ATGAAGCGCGGCGCATTGTTAAATCTTCCCAACAGCATCTCGCTTTCACGCCTCATCCTCGCGCTTGCGTTCGTTTTGGTCGACGGCCGATGGGAGCGCACGTTTCTCATTCTCGCTGCCGGCGCAACGGATTTTCTCGACGGCTGGTTCGCGCGCATGGGAAACAGCTCATCCGTTGCCGGCGCACTGATCGATCCGTTCGCCGACCGTGTCTTCGTCCTTACCGCAATTTCGGCTTACCTGATCGACGGCATTCTGTCGACCGCGCAGTTTTTCATTTTTCTGTCGCGGGATATTGCCACAGCGGTCGGCTTTGTGGTGGCACGATTCATTCCCGGCCTCGGCGCGTCCGCCTTTCAGGCTCGAATGCTCGGGAAAACCGTCACGATGCTGCAGCTCGTAGCTCTCGTTGCCGTGCTTCATTTCGAGAGCGCTACCGGACCCCTCATCGCAATCATCGGCTGTGTTTCCGCCATCTCGATCATCGACTATACGATCGCCCTTTCGCGAGCGAGGTCGCGGGCCAGGCAGGCGTCGCGATGA
- a CDS encoding aquaporin: MRDSWRHFVAELIGTFALVFVGGASIMIAKDSATPTGLVEIALAHGLILAVMVSAFMRISGHFNPAVTIGFLATRRIEPIMAGVYICAQIIGALLGAYFLKWTFPFTLFQSTHGGGQALALQVSGTQGFVLEAVATFFLMLAVFGTVVDPKAPRIGGLGIGFVVAADILAIGPLTGAGMNPARSFGPAVASGFFEAQFLYWMAPITGAIVGALLYEHLFLQRGVEPVDHGVLKPATPGKGRHGAEHG, encoded by the coding sequence ATGCGCGACTCATGGCGCCACTTCGTGGCTGAATTGATTGGCACCTTCGCCCTGGTTTTCGTTGGGGGCGCCTCCATCATGATCGCGAAGGACAGCGCGACCCCAACAGGACTCGTTGAGATAGCCCTGGCGCACGGGCTCATCCTCGCGGTCATGGTCAGCGCATTCATGCGCATTTCAGGCCACTTCAATCCCGCGGTGACGATCGGCTTTCTCGCGACGCGACGCATCGAGCCGATCATGGCCGGCGTCTACATCTGCGCCCAGATAATCGGCGCGCTCCTCGGCGCGTATTTCCTGAAATGGACTTTCCCGTTCACGTTGTTTCAGTCGACCCACGGCGGGGGGCAGGCGCTGGCGCTTCAGGTATCGGGCACGCAAGGCTTTGTGCTGGAAGCGGTGGCGACTTTCTTCCTCATGCTCGCAGTTTTTGGAACCGTCGTGGATCCGAAGGCGCCACGCATCGGGGGCCTTGGCATCGGCTTCGTTGTCGCTGCCGACATCCTCGCAATCGGACCGTTGACGGGAGCGGGGATGAATCCCGCGCGCTCGTTCGGCCCGGCGGTGGCCAGCGGATTTTTCGAGGCCCAGTTCCTTTACTGGATGGCACCAATCACCGGTGCAATCGTCGGCGCGCTTCTTTATGAGCACCTGTTCCTGCAGCGCGGCGTCGAGCCGGTGGATCACGGGGTGCTCAAACCCGCGACGCCGGGCAAAGGACGGCACGGAGCGGAGCACGGATGA
- a CDS encoding inorganic diphosphatase produces the protein MNPWHDFLVGAHPPERITAVIEIPRGSRNKYELDKVTGQFRLDRVLFSAVHYPGDYGLIPRTLHEDGDPLDILVSINEPTFTGCQIDCRPLGVLKLLDRGEPDDKIIAVPSHDPFYNDTFDIADLSQHYLKEVEHFFHIYKDLEGRRVEIVGWEKSEVAMQVITDSIKRYDEKYFRVGP, from the coding sequence GTGAATCCCTGGCACGATTTCCTCGTTGGCGCGCACCCGCCGGAACGCATCACCGCAGTGATCGAGATTCCGCGCGGAAGCCGCAACAAGTACGAGCTCGACAAGGTCACCGGCCAGTTCAGACTGGACCGCGTTCTTTTCTCTGCAGTTCACTATCCGGGCGATTACGGCCTGATCCCTCGAACCCTCCACGAGGACGGCGACCCGCTCGACATTCTCGTCAGCATCAACGAGCCGACCTTTACGGGTTGCCAGATAGACTGCCGCCCCCTTGGCGTTCTCAAGCTCCTCGACCGCGGAGAGCCCGATGACAAGATCATCGCCGTGCCCTCGCATGACCCGTTTTACAACGACACTTTCGACATTGCGGATCTGTCGCAGCATTACCTCAAGGAAGTGGAGCACTTCTTCCACATCTACAAGGATCTGGAGGGACGGCGCGTGGAAATCGTAGGATGGGAAAAGAGCGAAGTCGCGATGCAGGTGATAACCGACTCCATCAAACGCTACGACGAGAAATACTTCCGGGTCGGGCCGTGA
- a CDS encoding MFS transporter, giving the protein MKGKLTVLMITAFVDMLGLIILYPLLPFYAEDLGADAAIIGALIAAFSVAQMIAAPVWGWLSDRYGRRPAILVGLLLSAVAYVIFAFASSLWLLFVSRIVQGLGGGTIGVVQAYVSDVSDTKDRAKMLGWLSAVTSLGAVIGPAIGSALVRFGGRQAPGLGSAALCILVAGFAWKFLRESRGTATMEMAAAGHQQSGGGGVMRVLMNPHDPATRLILIYAIAIGAFYGTGAILPLILADRLAVDEQNVGYFIMYLGGIGVIVRTGILGRMIEWLGEARLCRLGLVLLAAGLALVAAINSYPILFLSFTLMPLGTAFIFPAVTAMLSRVVSKSERGLYMGVQHTFGGISRVSFPLATGFAMDRLGKGVPYVVAGALVLISLALTSQMERYAEPPASAPKPSPELAPPAESSPVIEPTTAEHPVPVRKSAG; this is encoded by the coding sequence ATGAAAGGAAAGCTGACGGTCCTCATGATCACGGCGTTCGTAGACATGCTCGGACTGATAATCCTCTATCCCCTCCTCCCCTTTTATGCGGAGGACCTGGGTGCCGACGCCGCAATCATCGGCGCGCTCATCGCCGCTTTCTCCGTTGCTCAAATGATTGCGGCCCCCGTCTGGGGCTGGCTCTCCGACCGCTACGGAAGAAGGCCAGCGATCCTGGTCGGTTTGCTGCTCTCGGCGGTTGCCTATGTGATCTTCGCATTCGCCAGCTCGCTCTGGCTCCTCTTCGTCTCCCGGATCGTGCAGGGACTGGGCGGTGGAACCATCGGGGTAGTACAGGCTTACGTGTCCGACGTCAGCGACACGAAGGATCGCGCGAAGATGCTCGGCTGGCTGTCTGCGGTGACCAGTCTGGGCGCAGTGATCGGGCCGGCGATCGGCTCCGCGCTTGTGCGATTCGGTGGACGGCAGGCACCCGGTCTCGGATCTGCCGCGCTTTGCATTCTCGTGGCCGGATTCGCATGGAAGTTCCTGCGCGAATCGCGCGGGACGGCGACTATGGAGATGGCCGCAGCGGGTCATCAGCAGAGTGGAGGCGGAGGGGTCATGCGAGTGCTCATGAATCCCCATGATCCCGCAACGCGCCTGATCCTGATCTACGCAATTGCCATCGGCGCTTTCTACGGCACCGGAGCGATTTTGCCGCTCATCCTTGCCGATCGCCTCGCCGTCGACGAGCAGAACGTCGGCTACTTCATCATGTACCTCGGCGGAATTGGCGTGATTGTTCGCACCGGGATACTTGGCCGGATGATCGAGTGGCTGGGGGAAGCGAGATTGTGCCGTCTCGGACTTGTACTCCTTGCAGCGGGTCTCGCGCTTGTGGCCGCGATCAATTCGTACCCGATTCTGTTCTTGTCCTTCACGCTGATGCCGCTCGGGACGGCGTTCATTTTTCCCGCAGTCACCGCGATGCTTTCGCGCGTGGTCTCGAAATCGGAGCGCGGTCTCTATATGGGAGTGCAGCACACGTTCGGCGGCATATCGCGTGTGTCATTTCCGCTGGCGACGGGATTCGCGATGGACAGGCTCGGCAAAGGCGTGCCGTATGTCGTCGCGGGCGCGTTGGTTTTAATCAGCCTGGCGCTCACATCGCAGATGGAGCGTTACGCCGAGCCGCCTGCGTCCGCTCCAAAACCATCTCCCGAGCTTGCGCCGCCGGCGGAGAGCTCACCGGTGATCGAGCCGACTACGGCTGAACATCCCGTTCCGGTACGAAAGTCAGCCGGCTGA
- a CDS encoding heme exporter protein CcmB produces MPSLRRSSTCGIARWCRPVGSLFRDALLIARKDLMIEFRTRSAFLAVLVFALLGIVIFYFAWDVTAVSAADLAPGVLWVIFAFSGLLGLNRSFAVEKEEGAIDGLLASPVSREAIFLGKALANLLFVLAVQVIAIPAVSFFYGLPLAGVAAPLAAIAVLAAIGLVVVGTLFSSMAANTRLSELLLPILSLPFFVPIVIPAAQATAKLLSGRPVGDALPWLRLLLAFDLLFVVACTLAYPFTIEE; encoded by the coding sequence ATGCCATCCCTCCGTCGGAGTTCAACCTGCGGTATCGCCAGATGGTGTCGGCCGGTGGGTAGTCTGTTCCGTGACGCGCTTCTCATTGCGCGAAAAGACCTGATGATCGAGTTCCGCACGCGGAGCGCATTTCTCGCGGTGCTCGTCTTCGCTCTGCTCGGGATTGTCATTTTCTACTTCGCGTGGGACGTCACGGCCGTGTCGGCAGCCGATCTCGCTCCGGGCGTGCTCTGGGTGATATTCGCGTTCTCGGGACTGCTTGGTCTCAATCGGTCGTTCGCGGTCGAGAAGGAAGAGGGTGCGATAGACGGACTGCTCGCGTCGCCAGTCTCGCGCGAGGCGATTTTTCTTGGCAAGGCGCTCGCTAATCTTTTGTTCGTTCTCGCGGTTCAGGTGATCGCCATTCCCGCGGTGTCATTCTTCTACGGGCTTCCCCTCGCGGGTGTGGCTGCCCCGCTCGCCGCGATTGCCGTGCTGGCGGCAATCGGACTCGTTGTCGTGGGAACGCTTTTCAGCTCGATGGCCGCGAATACCCGGCTGTCCGAGCTGCTGCTGCCCATACTGTCGCTTCCATTTTTCGTGCCGATTGTGATTCCCGCGGCGCAGGCCACAGCGAAGCTTTTGAGCGGGCGTCCCGTTGGCGACGCACTTCCGTGGCTTAGATTGCTGCTGGCTTTCGATCTTCTGTTCGTCGTGGCGTGCACGCTCGCCTATCCATTCACAATCGAGGAATGA
- a CDS encoding alpha/beta hydrolase produces the protein MQADELRVPVGPGAMHVERYGHGGTAVILIHGFATSSFLWRNIAPSITDAGHTAYAVDLFGHGESDRPFDADFGIAAQAEYLDAAMTALRVARGVLVGVDLGADVALRLAATRPERVEKLVLINPPAFDELPAKDITQMQRNTAKFAFRTRRGILGAAPLIEAVLKKSVSDPEKHMPTKLIARYLAPFVGKDGTNHLLALASSISAEDLEDIDLRSIHVPSIILWGEEDPFVEGRVAEKLANALPDGRLVRMPGVGRLLPEENPERLVEMLLDFMRKRAVA, from the coding sequence ATGCAAGCTGATGAGCTGCGCGTTCCTGTTGGGCCCGGAGCAATGCACGTAGAGAGGTACGGGCACGGCGGCACCGCGGTAATTCTCATACACGGGTTCGCCACTTCGAGTTTTCTGTGGCGAAACATCGCGCCTTCGATAACGGACGCCGGCCATACGGCATACGCGGTTGACCTCTTCGGGCATGGAGAATCCGACCGCCCGTTCGACGCAGATTTCGGGATTGCGGCGCAAGCCGAGTACCTCGACGCGGCGATGACGGCGCTGCGAGTGGCACGCGGCGTCCTCGTGGGAGTGGATCTCGGCGCCGATGTCGCGCTGCGCCTCGCTGCAACCCGGCCCGAGCGCGTTGAAAAGCTCGTTTTGATAAATCCTCCCGCCTTCGACGAGCTGCCGGCGAAAGACATAACGCAGATGCAGCGGAACACTGCGAAATTCGCCTTCCGTACGAGGCGCGGTATTCTGGGAGCCGCACCCTTGATCGAGGCTGTGCTCAAGAAGAGCGTTTCCGATCCTGAGAAGCACATGCCGACAAAGCTTATTGCTCGCTATCTCGCCCCATTCGTCGGGAAGGACGGCACGAATCATCTATTGGCACTCGCCAGCTCGATCAGCGCCGAGGATCTGGAGGACATCGATCTCCGCAGCATTCACGTTCCTTCGATCATTCTCTGGGGAGAGGAAGATCCATTCGTGGAAGGCCGGGTAGCCGAAAAACTGGCGAATGCCCTGCCCGACGGTCGGCTGGTACGAATGCCGGGAGTCGGCCGGCTGCTGCCGGAGGAAAACCCTGAGCGGTTGGTTGAGATGCTGCTCGACTTCATGAGGAAGCGCGCCGTTGCCTGA
- the acs gene encoding acetate--CoA ligase produces MNDIDVLLQENRKFPPSEEFRASAIVSSTDVYDEAARDPVAFWERKAGELQWIRKWDKALDWTPPHAKWFVGGKLNVSVNCLDRHLDGPRRGAPAIIWEGEPGDERTLTYAELHAEVARMGSALRSLGVTKGDRVAIYLPMIPEAAIAMLACARIGAIHSVVFGGFSPESLRDRINDAQCKVLITADGSYRRGQVIQLKRNADVALDDTPSIEKVVVVQRWRVAEGAKGTDIEAPMKEDRDLWYHDLVAEVAAECEPETMDAEDVLFILYTSGTTGKPKGIVHTTGGYLTGAASTTKIVFDLRDDDVFWCTADIGWVTGHSYLVYGPLANGATCVMYEGAPDTPAKDRFWDICERRGVTILYTAPTAIRAFMKWGAEHPKLHDLSRLRLLGSVGEPINPEAWMWYREHIGGSRCPIVDTWWQTETGAIVISPLPGVTVCKPGSATRALPGYSAELLDHEGTRIEVGGGLLALTQPWPSMLRTIWGDDARYVETYFSKWPGRPDLYFPGDGAKRDEDGYFWILGRVDDVLNVAGHRIGTMEVESALVEHPAVAEAAVVGRTHELKGQAIAAFVTLRDGKTSSPELGEELRQFVARKIGALARPDDILFSADLPKTRSGKIMRRLLRDIAEGRILGDTTTLADPSVVASLKEQYEGQES; encoded by the coding sequence ATGAACGACATCGACGTTCTCCTTCAGGAAAACCGGAAGTTTCCGCCCAGCGAAGAGTTTCGCGCGTCCGCCATCGTCTCCTCGACCGACGTGTACGACGAGGCCGCGCGCGACCCCGTCGCTTTCTGGGAGCGAAAGGCCGGCGAGCTGCAATGGATCCGCAAATGGGACAAAGCTCTCGACTGGACGCCGCCTCACGCGAAGTGGTTCGTTGGCGGAAAGCTGAACGTCTCGGTCAACTGCCTCGACCGCCATCTCGACGGGCCACGTCGTGGCGCGCCCGCCATAATCTGGGAAGGCGAGCCGGGCGATGAGCGCACGCTGACCTACGCCGAGCTCCACGCCGAGGTCGCCCGGATGGGGTCCGCGCTGCGCTCTCTCGGGGTGACAAAAGGCGACCGCGTCGCGATCTATCTGCCGATGATTCCCGAGGCGGCGATTGCGATGCTCGCCTGCGCCCGAATCGGTGCGATTCATTCAGTGGTATTCGGCGGCTTCTCACCCGAGTCGCTGCGGGACAGGATCAACGACGCACAATGCAAAGTCCTCATCACGGCTGACGGCAGCTATCGCCGCGGTCAGGTGATTCAGCTCAAGCGAAACGCGGACGTAGCGCTCGACGACACCCCGTCTATCGAGAAAGTCGTCGTCGTCCAGCGCTGGCGGGTTGCCGAGGGAGCAAAAGGCACTGACATCGAAGCCCCGATGAAAGAAGACCGCGACCTATGGTACCACGACCTCGTCGCGGAAGTCGCGGCCGAGTGCGAGCCGGAGACGATGGACGCGGAAGACGTGCTCTTCATTCTCTACACTTCGGGGACCACAGGAAAGCCAAAGGGAATCGTCCACACCACAGGCGGCTATCTGACGGGAGCAGCCTCGACGACGAAGATCGTCTTCGACCTCCGCGACGACGATGTGTTCTGGTGCACCGCCGACATCGGCTGGGTGACGGGCCATTCCTACCTCGTATACGGTCCGCTCGCGAATGGCGCGACGTGCGTGATGTACGAGGGAGCTCCGGACACGCCGGCGAAGGATCGCTTCTGGGACATCTGCGAGCGTCGCGGTGTGACAATTCTGTATACCGCGCCGACTGCCATTCGCGCATTCATGAAATGGGGCGCCGAGCATCCGAAGCTCCACGACCTGTCGCGCTTACGACTCCTCGGCTCTGTCGGCGAGCCGATCAATCCCGAAGCGTGGATGTGGTACCGCGAGCACATTGGTGGGAGCAGATGTCCGATCGTAGATACGTGGTGGCAGACCGAGACAGGCGCCATCGTGATCTCACCACTGCCCGGCGTTACCGTATGCAAGCCCGGCAGCGCCACGCGCGCGCTCCCTGGGTATTCCGCCGAGCTGCTTGACCATGAGGGCACGAGAATCGAAGTGGGAGGCGGACTCCTCGCACTGACGCAGCCGTGGCCCTCGATGCTGCGTACAATCTGGGGAGACGATGCGCGATACGTCGAGACCTACTTTTCGAAATGGCCCGGCCGCCCCGATCTTTATTTTCCCGGCGACGGCGCCAAACGTGACGAAGACGGCTATTTCTGGATCCTCGGCAGAGTCGATGACGTGTTGAACGTCGCCGGACACCGCATCGGAACCATGGAAGTGGAATCGGCTCTCGTGGAGCATCCGGCGGTTGCTGAAGCCGCAGTGGTTGGGCGGACACACGAGCTCAAGGGGCAGGCGATCGCCGCCTTCGTGACGCTCCGGGACGGGAAGACCTCGAGCCCCGAGCTCGGCGAGGAGCTGAGGCAGTTCGTGGCGAGGAAGATAGGCGCTCTCGCCCGACCCGACGACATCCTTTTCTCCGCAGACCTGCCAAAAACCCGCTCCGGAAAAATCATGCGGCGCCTTCTGCGCGATATCGCCGAGGGTCGCATACTCGGTGACACTACGACTCTCGCTGATCCGTCTGTGGTGGCAAGTCTGAAGGAGCAGTATGAAGGGCAGGAGAGCTGA